The genome window GGCGTATCACTAATCTAATCATGGTGATGGGTCATTGTCACAGAGTGTCTGAATAAAAATCCAAGTTAAAGGGTGGGATGAGGCAGATGCTTCTGAGAGAGCAGAGAAGACACCATCGGTCATCAGTTCTGCAACTTCATTTGGTCAGATAGACCTTACCAAGAAGGTATATACCATATTCTTGCCTTGCTTCAGACTTCTGcaatttgttttctttgttttctttttttttacagtcaggAAGGGTGTTTGGTAATTTGTTAAGATGGTCAGGATTTGTAAAGGTGCCTCTAACTTCTTGGTCTAAATCTTGTTTCCTCTTGTATATGATGGTCCCCAGATTGTTCTGCAAGCCTGGTACAGCATGACACTGCACATCTGGTTTCTTTTTAAGCATGTGTAGTGCCTTGTCCAGACTTCCCTGCAGGCATCCAGGCTTCTCCTCAGGTTCCGATTAGAAAGATGGAAACACAGGCATGAAAGCCAGGAGAGATGAGAAGGGACTGGAACAGTGGGGGTTAATTACAAGCCCCTAAGAGAGAACCAGTACCTGGTTGAGTAAAGAAAAAGGGCCTGCTGGTATTTCCCAGATGGCCTTGGCTTCAGAGGCAAGATCAGAGGGAAAGGGGAACAGCTTTAATTTGCTTCATTAGTGTGAAAAGAATACTTAACCTTCTGTAGTTAAAGCGATAATAATGATTAAAGGGTAGCAGGCCCATGCGtaaatgtgtgtaaaggtgtaaaTGTAATCATGCTGGATTGTTTCTACTAGCTTGAATTTTAGCCCAGAACTAATTCTTAGCAACTGATGTGTccatttgttttgatttgtaGTAGTAGTGTCCAGTACTTACAAATTTTTCTACCTACATTTTTTCTGACATGATCTGCTTCCTGAGTAaaagtagtagtattagtgaTCCTCAAGCAATTATGGTATAGATCTGCTAAACAGAAGTGGAGTTTTAATTTGACTTATTGCTTATGTGTCTTAACACCTATATAACTTTGGAAAAATCAGTGATATCAGATTAATCCCATATACTGACATGATGCTTTCTTTAATTAAGTTTTCCTGTTAAATGTGTTTGAGAATCATGTTTCAGACCTGGACACTTtcatttagttaaaaaaaagataaaatggaaaaaatgaccagaggagtgtgttataaagtggtCTACTGCCTGTCTTGGTCCAGGCTCCTGTTTTTGTTCCACACCTGTTCTGAATTCTTTCCCAAAACAATAGCCTCTTTCCCAACCTCCCTGACATCTGGGAATGGCACAGAGTTCGCTTTGGGCTGATTTATGGCAGGGGCCTGTGGAGGAGGATTTGGGAATGAGCGCCTGGTGTACTTACTCTTTGGAGCAAGGTGTACGATATGAAAGATAGACAGTCACGAACGAAGTGCAGGAGGGGCAGACTGCAGTTTCTCCTGCAATATTTTAGCGATAAGTGGATTTTCCAACACGGGCTGGTCTGAATTTTAGTGTCCGGACAAAAGCTGACAGTGCGAAATGTGCACCATTTTACTACAAGTCCTTCAAACAACAAGGCTGGGAAGTCAGATAATTTCCGCACCCATTACTTTTAACTGGGTCGGCCAGCTCTTTCCGGTCCTGCAAGCtatattgtttttgttcttgttgCTATTGTAACAGCTCACCATATGACAGAAGAGGATACACTAAAATAGCACTTTGATGTGTCATGTTTTGAATTATGTTGGCACATCCTCAGACAGGCCACGAGTCTGGAGTAATTCCACTTGAGAAAGGCTGAGATATGAGAGTAGATATGAGACTCGACATATGCTAGtcacctgtttgtttgttttttgtttaatctCAACTTTATTTTTTCAGTAATAAAGCTGGGATTTATCCTGTTGTGCCTGGGATCTAAATTTAACAAGATCTACATTATATAAATTCTGTGCCTGGAGTTCAGGACGAATGTTTCTGCACAGAAATATGTAATTATGTTAGTCTCATCAGTAATTATATCCACCAAGGTGCTGCATTAGATTTATGAGTTCTAGTGTCTGTGAAATCCTGACCAGCTCATGCATAATATATGAGAAAAGCACTCAAGAGTTGTTTAAAATTGTGAGCATTCAAAGAAGATGTGAAGCTCAATGCATGGTCCGGATATATCTTTCTGCTAATGCTCCTAGAAAACTACAGGGATCTGATTCCATGCCAAACTGACTCTCTCATTGTCTACCTTTTGTTTTCACAGGGTTCCAGCTTACAGTAATTTAAAAGGAAAAGAGGAAACACATCCATCCCTCCAAGTGTCCCAGTGCCAGTCACAGCAAGCCTGACGCCGGAGGACAAAAGTCTCAAATCGGAAAAGCCGAGACAGCTATCAAAAAGCAAACATCCAAGTGCATTGTgtttcttcctcttgatgacctTCTCAAAAGTAAACTCTATGAAGGTTGGAGGACTGTGAAAGAGAGGACTGTTGGAggggagaagaaagaaaaggcaTATTTTGAGTTAAAGGCATAGTGAGACTTCTATTTCTGCTTCTCTGTGGTAAGGGGAACGTCTCATTTGGGATTGCAGttggaaagaggaagaaaggatTTGTTCTTGCCCTTCCCATCAAGTGGCTATATAAATACTGCATATAGATCAATTTGTTCTTGTTCCAAAAGGGTCAAATCTAGAGGCTAACTATCGCAAAAGCTGCTGAAACCTGTATATCACATGGATGTCATTGATATTTACCCTTAGAAGAACTGGAGCACACTTGGAACCTGGACAGATATTTTTGCAGGTTCTAAACCtgtgactttttaaaaaaaagtgtccatCTTATAGGGACACTGGCACTGGAGGCTTCTATTTGGATGCTCTTTTTCCCAGTCGGGAAGTAAATGATGAAGCCCTTAACACCAGTTGGCTCACCCTCGCCTCTGCGCCTTCTTAACAAGGGCCCAGATTACTTgcgcagacagatagacagtggAAGTCGGGGCCACTCTGTTAGTGCGGTGGAGCGGTTAGAGGCAGACAAGGCCAAATATGTCAAAAGCCAGCAGGTTATCAACACCAAGCAAGAACCTGTGTTAGTTCCTTGTGCGACCCCTCCACCCCCATCACGCCGCAACTTCATTGCACCATTGCCCTCGACGCCTGTTCTGCCTCGACACCCACCACTCCATGCCCTCTCCAGTCCATGCCCTCTCTCACCCCGTAATAACAATGAAGATGATTCCAGGAAGGAGAACCTCAGAGCTCTGTATCTTGATGTAGAAAAGCAAAACCAGAACAACTCCAGCAGGGCACCTCTGTCAACTCCAAGAAGTCCGAATGGCACCCCACTGGTGGCACCGCACAGTGCCCCCATGATGAGACGGAGCATTGGGAAGCGCATGCTGCGGCCCGACTCCCTGGTCATCTATAGGCAGAAGAAAGAGTGTAAGAGTCCGATGGGAAATTGCGACGGAAACACCAGCACCGAGGCGAAGGGTTACAGTTTTGTACGCCGGCTCTTCCAAGGTTCTATGCGAGAGAAAAATAACAAGAATGATGACAAGATGACAATCAGTGAGGAGAAATCTTCATCACGGGACGGAGACTCACGCATGTCGTGGTCTATTGACCGGGACACATTAGATTGTGGGAATGGGACTAGACGATCCAGCAGGACTGAGTCAAACAATGGAAATAGCAGCTTCCAGGAGCCTTGTATTTCATTTGGAATGTCAAATTCCCTGAGAAATAGCATGGAAAATAGGAATGACAATGACATGGACCCTTGGAAGCCAGTGATGCCACTCCAGCGCTCTAAATCGGACCTTCGACTTTGTTCATCACTGGCATTGTCTGAACAGGAGCGATTCTTTGACTTCTGTGGGCTTGACTGGGACTTAGTGGATCGGCTTGGGCCCGAGAACTTCCCATCAGGTGCCAGCTCAGTAGACACTCTCTCACTGGTTCTGAGGAGTGTCAAGGGACTGGAAGGTGGCTCTGAGCCCAGTGAGTTTTCTCGTCACTCAGGAGAGGGCCTCTTCCAGGAAGAAGTGGCTGAGCAGGTACCCTCGGCTGTGTCCATCATTGAGAGGAATGCCCGTGTGATAAAGTGGCTTTATAGCTGTAAGAATGCAGTGAGGGAAGGACCCAAGGGTCCAAAAGAGTCCACTGTTTAGCCACAATACAAGACAAACCTCAAAACTCTTGGACTAAGTGCTGCATTGGCTGTTACACATTTGAAGAGCtactatatttatttcatttggaaTATTTGTGTATGAGAGAACTGGACAGGATGATAAATGGCACATCTTTTTCTTACATTTGTTGGGGAAGGGAGCTGGAACAATAAGactgtttttcattttcctcTCTGCATTTTGAAGATCTTAGTTTCCCCATCCTTGCACCTCTCTGTAAATAAGTAATGCTAGGATGTTCTGTTCATTTTGCTGTTGGAGAACAACAGCTCTGTGTGCTCAAGTACATCTCAATAGATGGataattaaaaatggaaaaccACTAAGCTCTCCCTGTACTGGGGAtctaatgtgtgagtgtgaagtgAACCGTGCATACCTCtagtttgtgttgtttattttcccCCATTAAATGCAGGCGTTTGTAACAAACAGACAACAGACCTGCTTTAATGCACTAATGCACTGAAGTAAGGGGTGTTGGTGTAGGTGGGGGTGACACTTATTTTAGCTTGTGCAAACAACCTTGGTCTTGGACAACACCTTATGCCAAAGAAATATCCCCTCAAAGTCTCAGTTACCAGTATGATTTGGCACATATTTATAAATCCATTTTAATTCTGATTTTTTAGAAATTGCCGTGACAATCACGTGTTGTATTACTAAACGCAAACAAAGCTGTTATTTCCAAACACAAGCAGCATTCAGACACTAGCTAAATTAGCTAAATGACAAATTAGCATTGACCTTACGACCCCACTCCCAAAACCTAACCAGATTTCTCATGTCCAACGAGGCAGATTCATTACCATAAAGCTGTTCGTCCCTTCGGCCACAGGGCCGGGGTCAATTTATTCAGAAACGTCGGTGCATCAATCTGAGGTCTGCTGTGGAATTTCAGGGTCATAGGGTGAATTTAGAGAGAAGTAGCTAGCTAGATATTTCACCTGCAGCATAACACCTACATAAAtccaatctctctttctctctcttgcatgTTTACAGAccaagttgttgttgttgttttttctgtccAGAAGAAATGTAGACTATATTTACAAAGTTTTATAATTCATGCAggcaatgaaaaataaaattgtatttttaatgaaCTTTGTTATTGTCTTTGGCATCGTTATTTCAATGTGACGTCATGAATACAAGGCAAACATCGGACCAAGAAATTCCAATACATTCCATGACAATAAAAGGAACTTATGTCTGGCTGGCTTTTGAGTGTTGAAACAGAAGTTATGGTTGGGTTAAAGTGTATCTTGTCGTCTCCCAACATGCTTCTCGTTTTTCACCAAGTCTCAAGTGCCTGTTATTGTTTTGGGAAATCATAGTGTGTATGGTACTTGACTCAGACACACCAAGGCCCATTTAAAACCAGCAAAGAGGAGCCAAAGGGTCTCTGTTTTGTCTTGGTGGTCAGGTTACACCCCTtgttctttcctctctcttttttccattCCGTTGCATGTGGATATAACAGCCCTACTATCAAAACTGCGGTGCATCCTACTGTTTttggtgcttttttttctcacaagcttcttgtttttttattctttcttgcATCAGCTGATGTTTCCATGTAGGCACTGTGCCTTTTGACAGTTAGGGTTATTCTGGTGATCCGTGGAGACAGCACACATATCCAGGTGTGGGTTGAGCATTGCACTCCCTCATACATACAGTACCAGGCAAAAGTTTGCGCACATCTGACTGACTGTACGGCTGTATGCTCTAGGTTATGGCTATGCAAGAATTTATTCCCTAAACAAGGAGTTTTCATGTCGAACTTAGACACAGCAAACAACTGCTTAGCGAATGTGGAGACTTCGTCAAGACTGGAGGATAAGTATCCCAGATGGCTTCCTGGTTTATTCAGAATGCCTTAACGGTAACCAGACATTAATTGATGCAGT of Hemibagrus wyckioides isolate EC202008001 linkage group LG23, SWU_Hwy_1.0, whole genome shotgun sequence contains these proteins:
- the fam110d gene encoding protein FAM110D, with the protein product MMKPLTPVGSPSPLRLLNKGPDYLRRQIDSGSRGHSVSAVERLEADKAKYVKSQQVINTKQEPVLVPCATPPPPSRRNFIAPLPSTPVLPRHPPLHALSSPCPLSPRNNNEDDSRKENLRALYLDVEKQNQNNSSRAPLSTPRSPNGTPLVAPHSAPMMRRSIGKRMLRPDSLVIYRQKKECKSPMGNCDGNTSTEAKGYSFVRRLFQGSMREKNNKNDDKMTISEEKSSSRDGDSRMSWSIDRDTLDCGNGTRRSSRTESNNGNSSFQEPCISFGMSNSLRNSMENRNDNDMDPWKPVMPLQRSKSDLRLCSSLALSEQERFFDFCGLDWDLVDRLGPENFPSGASSVDTLSLVLRSVKGLEGGSEPSEFSRHSGEGLFQEEVAEQVPSAVSIIERNARVIKWLYSCKNAVREGPKGPKESTV